The Candidatus Hydrogenedentota bacterium genome segment ATGTGGAAGCGCTCGACCAACCGGAGGACCTTGTATGAAGGCCGTCTGTAAGATACTAACTCTGGCCATTACGATGGCGATGCTGGCGACTGCGCCGGCGATTGCCAAAGAGGCTAAGTCGTGCTGCGCGAAGAAAACGTGCAGCAAATGCTGTGCGAAGAAGTGCAAGAAGACTGAATGGCAGTCTCCTGAAAACGTGCACTGGGCAAATCGTTTGGTTGCCTACGGCAACTACCTCAAAGTGGACAAGGCGGAAATCCCCGCGCCGGCGCCCGCACCTGAACCTCGGGTCGCGCCCAAGTTTAATCCCGTCTTCTTCGATCTAGACAAGTCCGAGCTTAAGCCCGAAGCCACCGCGACGCTGAGCGAAGTTGTGGCGTATTTGAAGCAGTACGGAGCCGATAAGGTCCAGATCGAGGGCAACTGCTGCGACCTCGCGTCCAACGAATACAACGTAAAACTGGGTCAGCGCCGTGCCGACGCCGTGAAGGGCTATCTTGTCGAGAACGGCATCAATGCGGACCGAATTTGCGCTACGACCAACGGCGAAGAGAAGCCTGCCTACGGCACGGACCACCGTGAGATGAATCGCCGCGCGGATGTGATTGTGATCGTCGTTCAATAGTCCCGACTGAGACTATTTTCCTTTTGTGCTATGGCGCGCCTTTTCGATGGCGCGCCATAGTGCTTCCGGGGCATCCGAACCCACAATGAGGGGCCGGGCTCCCGTATCGATCCACACGCCCCGGTTCCCGCGGATGTTCAGGAATGACGTGTATCTGCCCTCGAACTTCCCGAAGCGAACGCCCCACCCACCCGCGTCGCGAAGCGGGCGGTAGGTCACGGCACGCGCAGAACGTATCGTGTCAATCGGAAGCCGTCTCCAATAGCACGGCACGAGACAGCCCAGGCGGACGTAGACTTCGCCGGACTTGACGACCGTCCGCAGCGTACACAAGTTTGCTAGAAAAGCGACCATGCACACCATAACCGCGATTATCACGTACGGAGATGAGTCGTCATCGACGGTGTATGCCCACCCCAGGCCGCCCACAACAAGGGCAACCAGCAATGCGAATATCCAGTTCTCCACGCGTTGACGCTCTTCGTACAGTACTTCGGGCATGGTTTCCTCCCGTTCTTCCACGCGAAACCGCTGCTGGGGTTCCTGCCGCTACTCGCTGTCTCCACCCGAATCGGTATCTTCGGTTTCAAACGCATCCGGCATCACGCGCCGTCGCTTGCGCACGGCCTCTCGCAGCACATACTCCACCTGGGCGTTCAGACTTCGGAGATCGTCTTTGGCCCACCGATTGAGTTCATCAACCAACTCGGGTGGCAATCGCAATAGCAGTGATTTGCGCTCGGCCACAGTGCTCGCCCCTTCGCTCAGCTATACAGCGTGCCAGTGTTCACGATGGGCTGG includes the following:
- a CDS encoding OmpA family protein yields the protein MKAVCKILTLAITMAMLATAPAIAKEAKSCCAKKTCSKCCAKKCKKTEWQSPENVHWANRLVAYGNYLKVDKAEIPAPAPAPEPRVAPKFNPVFFDLDKSELKPEATATLSEVVAYLKQYGADKVQIEGNCCDLASNEYNVKLGQRRADAVKGYLVENGINADRICATTNGEEKPAYGTDHREMNRRADVIVIVVQ
- a CDS encoding Arc family DNA binding domain-containing protein — its product is MAERKSLLLRLPPELVDELNRWAKDDLRSLNAQVEYVLREAVRKRRRVMPDAFETEDTDSGGDSE